From Chryseobacterium sp. IHB B 17019, one genomic window encodes:
- the rpoN gene encoding RNA polymerase factor sigma-54 codes for MLKQHLQLKLGQKLAPQQIQLMKLIQLHTLEFEEELERELEENPALEIVKEEPKEDDFSSLEDAYKDEGTESIETDFDVDQYLYDDEPNYKTASSNYSPDDEEFDNESLLTEGQSLYDYLLEQIHLININTEDVKIAEYLIGNLDTDGYLRREIKSIVDDLAFSQGIYTTKERVEDILENYVQKLDPPGVGARGLQECLLLQIEKKVSSDKAVSLAANILRYQFDALTNKHYNKIIQKYDIEEDDLKDALDEISKLSPRVGGNFDTQTITINQEIIPDFVIQVKDGLVIPMLNSKNAPTLRVSEEYKDILTTYSHDKNSSEHKQAALFIKQKLDAAKWYIDAINQRQNTLLQTITAIVKFQKDYFITGDEKSLRPMILKDIADITGFDISTISRVVKSKYADTPNGIIYLKDLFSDSLTNDDGEEVSTKEIKTHLQEVISKENKRKPLTDDALVVILKEQGYNIARRTIAKYREQLNIPVARLRKEL; via the coding sequence ATGCTTAAACAACACTTACAACTCAAACTAGGACAAAAGCTGGCGCCTCAGCAAATCCAGTTGATGAAGCTAATTCAGCTTCACACGTTGGAATTCGAAGAGGAATTGGAGAGGGAGTTAGAAGAAAACCCTGCTTTGGAAATCGTAAAAGAAGAGCCTAAGGAAGATGATTTTTCTTCTTTAGAGGATGCTTATAAAGATGAAGGGACGGAGAGCATTGAAACTGATTTTGATGTTGACCAATATCTTTATGACGACGAGCCTAACTATAAAACCGCTTCCAGCAACTACTCCCCGGACGATGAAGAATTTGATAATGAGAGCCTTCTGACGGAAGGGCAGTCTTTATATGATTATCTGCTGGAGCAGATTCATCTTATAAACATCAATACTGAAGATGTAAAAATTGCAGAATACCTTATCGGAAACCTTGATACGGACGGATATTTAAGAAGGGAAATCAAGTCTATTGTTGATGATCTGGCGTTTTCACAAGGTATTTACACTACGAAAGAAAGAGTTGAGGATATTCTTGAGAATTATGTTCAGAAACTTGACCCACCGGGCGTAGGTGCGAGAGGTCTGCAGGAGTGTTTACTATTACAGATAGAAAAAAAGGTAAGTTCAGATAAAGCCGTTTCGTTGGCTGCAAATATATTGAGATATCAGTTTGATGCTTTAACCAATAAGCATTACAATAAAATCATTCAGAAATACGACATTGAAGAAGATGATTTGAAGGATGCTTTGGATGAGATCTCAAAATTATCTCCAAGAGTTGGCGGAAACTTTGATACTCAGACAATTACTATCAATCAGGAAATTATTCCGGATTTTGTAATTCAAGTAAAAGATGGGTTGGTTATTCCGATGCTGAATAGCAAAAACGCTCCAACCTTAAGAGTTTCTGAGGAATATAAAGATATTTTAACAACATATTCTCACGATAAAAATTCATCCGAACACAAGCAGGCAGCTTTATTTATTAAACAAAAACTGGATGCGGCAAAATGGTATATTGATGCGATCAACCAGCGCCAGAATACTTTACTGCAAACCATTACTGCGATTGTGAAGTTTCAGAAGGATTATTTCATCACTGGTGACGAAAAGTCTTTAAGACCAATGATTTTAAAGGATATTGCAGATATTACAGGCTTTGATATTTCTACGATTTCAAGGGTTGTAAAAAGTAAATACGCAGATACACCAAACGGAATTATTTATTTGAAAGATTTATTTTCTGATAGTTTAACGAACGATGACGGTGAAGAAGTTTCAACAAAAGAAATTAAAACTCATCTTCAGGAAGTCATCAGTAAGGAAAACAAGAGAAAACCACTGACAGACGATGCTTTGGTGGTAATTTTAAAAGAGCAGGGTTATAATATTGCAAGAAGGACGATCGCAAAATATCGTGAACAACTGAATATTCCTGTTGCCAGACTAAGAAAAGAACTTTAA
- a CDS encoding RNA polymerase sigma factor: MASKEKEFAQLIKDNQGLIIKVSRLYTNSLEDEEDLFQEIVLQLWRSYDSFKGNSKISTWMYRVALNTAITLFRKKSKSLPTNELDINHADFIEDDDDKQQQISLLYTVIKTLPNVERAIVMMYLDDLPYKDIAENLGITEVNARVKMNRLKKTLKEQMEKYA; encoded by the coding sequence TTGGCTTCTAAGGAAAAAGAATTTGCGCAGCTTATTAAAGATAATCAGGGATTGATTATCAAGGTTTCGCGTCTTTACACTAATTCTTTGGAGGATGAAGAGGATCTTTTTCAGGAAATTGTGTTACAATTATGGAGAAGTTACGACTCATTTAAAGGAAATTCTAAGATTTCTACGTGGATGTACCGTGTTGCCTTAAATACAGCCATTACCCTTTTCAGAAAAAAAAGTAAAAGCCTGCCTACGAACGAGCTGGATATTAATCATGCTGATTTTATTGAAGATGATGATGATAAACAGCAGCAGATTTCACTTTTATACACTGTAATAAAGACACTTCCTAATGTGGAAAGAGCTATCGTAATGATGTATCTTGATGATTTGCCTTACAAGGATATTGCAGAAAACCTCGGGATTACCGAAGTCAATGCGCGTGTGAAAATGAACAGACTAAAGAAAACCCTTAAAGAACAGATGGAAAAATATGCCTGA